The following is a genomic window from Campylobacter lari subsp. lari.
GCTCTTTTGTAGCTTTTGCTTTACCTGTTACGGTTTTTTTAACTTGCAAAGGCGTGTATTCTGCAAATTCTCCATGCATTTGTAAAATTTTAAGACTTAGCGCTCCTCTAAATTGTGCTAGTTTTAAAACCGTTTTTGGATTATAAGCAAAAAATATATCTTCTATAGCTACCTCATCAAATTGATGATTTTTAAAGATTAGATCAAGTCCTTCACATAATTCTGTGATTTGATATTGCAAATCATTGGGTTTGATTTTGATTAGCCCTGCTTCTATGAGTTGATTTTTATTATTAATCTTTTCTACAATAGCGTATCCACAATACCTAGAACCAGGATCTATCCCTAAAACTTTCAAACTTTTCACCTTTTTATTCACATAGATGTGAAATTTAAATTTTTATGTGAACAATTTTAACCATTTTTTATAAAAAATAAGCTAGAATTTTAAGTTTTACATCATAAATTTATAAGAAAAATA
Proteins encoded in this region:
- the ruvC gene encoding crossover junction endodeoxyribonuclease RuvC — encoded protein: MKVLGIDPGSRYCGYAIVEKINNKNQLIEAGLIKIKPNDLQYQITELCEGLDLIFKNHQFDEVAIEDIFFAYNPKTVLKLAQFRGALSLKILQMHGEFAEYTPLQVKKTVTGKAKATKEQVAFMVKRLLGISKDIKPLDITDAIAVALTHSANLRVKK